From a single Lewinella sp. LCG006 genomic region:
- a CDS encoding PorP/SprF family type IX secretion system membrane protein, giving the protein MKYILSIFFFVTTLLGLQAQQPAQYSTYMLDPMRINPAYAGLDYALSLTGTYRQQWAGLEGAPTGQRLSAHLPLYFLRGGFGLQVENDEIGAHRLSSAQVAYNYQMELGSGVLSLGVGGGWQQLTLRGGELITPDGNYGEPGNTSHNDDLLSLATQSGSTIQLSTGIYFQSERLEIGLSAENINAGSVQLDQLNYGLVRTYNAFAMSRFEVGRSLELRPSLWFRTDAIESQLDISLSAVYNSNIFGGVSLRGYSSSTQDAVVVMGGFQLSPSLQLVYAYDVGLSPLQTVHSGSHEVVIKYRINKTFGEGKPPRIIYHPRAKG; this is encoded by the coding sequence ATGAAGTACATTCTCTCTATCTTTTTCTTTGTTACCACCTTGCTTGGGCTACAGGCGCAGCAGCCGGCTCAATACAGTACTTACATGTTGGATCCGATGCGAATTAACCCTGCGTATGCGGGTTTGGATTATGCCTTGAGTCTGACGGGGACTTATCGTCAGCAATGGGCTGGGCTGGAAGGAGCACCAACGGGGCAGCGCCTAAGTGCACACCTGCCATTGTACTTTTTGCGGGGTGGTTTTGGCTTGCAGGTAGAGAATGATGAGATTGGTGCGCACCGCTTGAGTAGCGCACAAGTGGCTTACAATTACCAAATGGAATTGGGTAGTGGCGTGCTTTCATTGGGGGTTGGTGGCGGCTGGCAACAGCTGACCTTGCGTGGTGGTGAGCTGATAACACCTGATGGCAACTACGGAGAGCCAGGAAATACTTCGCACAATGATGATTTGCTGAGTTTGGCGACCCAATCAGGATCAACGATACAATTATCTACAGGTATTTATTTTCAGAGTGAGCGTTTGGAAATAGGCTTATCGGCCGAAAACATTAATGCGGGGAGCGTACAGCTAGATCAACTCAACTATGGCTTAGTACGCACTTATAACGCTTTTGCGATGAGCCGCTTTGAGGTAGGAAGGAGTTTGGAATTGCGTCCGTCGCTTTGGTTCAGAACGGATGCGATTGAAAGCCAGTTGGATATTTCTCTATCTGCGGTCTACAACAGCAATATTTTTGGAGGCGTATCGTTAAGAGGATACAGCAGCAGCACGCAAGATGCCGTTGTAGTAATGGGAGGCTTTCAATTGTCTCCTTCTTTGCAACTGGTTTACGCGTATGATGTTGGGCTTTCCCCTTTACAAACGGTGCATAGTGGATCCCACGAGGTGGTCATTAAGTACCGCATAAATAAAACTTTTGGCGAAGGGAAACCACCACGGATTATTTATCATCCGCGGGCCAAAGGTTAA
- a CDS encoding SUMF1/EgtB/PvdO family nonheme iron enzyme — MKNLSKVALLLLVLVLVSCGRRENGEITGVLERPSWKGINPFGMVYVPSGTLHIGPSDQDVANTYVQRQKAISISGFYMDETEITNNEYRQFVYWVRDSLAHAYLDHYITDDDGNESIDWEYDIDWEDEILEDLYYQGDDRFAGRREIDVSKFVYEYQWYDWQEAARDRGQSPRNAFIKSKKVNVYPDTLVWVRDFSYSYNEPMARNYFWHPAYDDYPVVGVDWHMANAFAYYRTLLWNNYQQTRGDGVNTEDFRLPTEHEWEYAARGGRENAPYPWGGPYIRNAKGCLLANFKPGRGNYPEDGGQYTVKADAYYPNDYGLYNMAGNVAEWTSSAYYDNAYSFQHDLNPDIRYDAKDDDPESWKRKVIRGGSWKDISYFLQTGTRHWEYQDTTKSYVGFRNALTFLGRSLNDF, encoded by the coding sequence ATGAAGAACTTATCCAAAGTCGCACTACTTCTCCTAGTGCTAGTCCTGGTGTCTTGTGGGCGCCGCGAAAACGGAGAAATCACTGGCGTGTTGGAGCGCCCCTCCTGGAAAGGAATTAATCCATTTGGTATGGTGTATGTACCCTCTGGTACTTTACACATCGGTCCTAGCGATCAGGATGTAGCCAACACCTATGTGCAGCGCCAAAAGGCGATTTCTATTTCTGGTTTCTATATGGATGAAACAGAAATCACTAACAATGAGTATCGCCAGTTTGTTTACTGGGTACGTGACTCTTTGGCACACGCTTACCTTGACCACTACATCACGGATGATGATGGTAATGAAAGCATCGATTGGGAATACGATATCGACTGGGAAGATGAAATCCTGGAAGACTTGTACTACCAAGGTGATGATCGCTTTGCTGGCCGTCGTGAGATTGACGTGAGCAAATTTGTTTACGAATACCAGTGGTACGATTGGCAAGAAGCTGCTCGTGACCGTGGACAATCTCCTCGTAACGCATTTATTAAGAGCAAGAAGGTAAATGTTTACCCTGATACCTTGGTATGGGTACGTGATTTCTCTTATTCTTACAATGAGCCAATGGCTCGTAATTACTTCTGGCACCCTGCTTATGATGATTATCCAGTAGTAGGTGTAGATTGGCACATGGCTAACGCCTTTGCTTACTACCGTACGCTGCTTTGGAATAACTACCAGCAGACCCGTGGTGATGGTGTTAATACGGAAGACTTCCGTCTGCCAACCGAACACGAATGGGAATATGCTGCTCGTGGTGGCCGCGAAAATGCACCATATCCTTGGGGTGGTCCTTATATACGCAATGCCAAAGGTTGTTTGTTAGCTAACTTTAAGCCTGGCCGTGGTAACTACCCAGAAGATGGTGGTCAATACACTGTAAAAGCAGATGCTTACTACCCTAATGATTACGGTCTGTACAATATGGCAGGTAACGTAGCGGAGTGGACAAGTTCTGCTTACTACGATAATGCTTACTCTTTCCAGCACGATCTAAACCCTGATATCCGCTACGACGCGAAGGATGATGATCCAGAATCTTGGAAGCGTAAAGTTATCCGTGGTGGATCATGGAAAGATATTTCTTACTTCCTCCAGACGGGTACGCGTCACTGGGAATACCAGGATACGACCAAGAGCTACGTTGGTTTCCGTAACGCCCTAACCTTCTTGGGTCGTTCACTCAACGATTTTTAA
- a CDS encoding gliding motility protein GldL — protein sequence MSFLKTKGFKYVKNLIIGVGAAFVLAGALFKIESWPFASEMLILGMGIEAFIFAFLGIIGPEPDYYWDKLYPGLSDYNTPIQPLTAGGVAIDNTPALNGEVVEQQLGGMLTELQGMSRSLGSLKALQEADFSGVSDQVKSMTNFYGKLNEAMADLADSVEDTKQYKAQLTELNKNIASLNNSYASLGNVYGNIIGAMSNVGK from the coding sequence ATGAGTTTCTTAAAAACAAAAGGTTTTAAGTACGTAAAGAATCTGATTATTGGTGTAGGTGCAGCCTTCGTACTTGCAGGAGCACTTTTCAAAATCGAAAGCTGGCCTTTCGCTTCTGAGATGTTGATCCTTGGTATGGGTATTGAGGCATTCATCTTTGCTTTCCTTGGTATTATCGGACCAGAACCCGATTACTACTGGGACAAGCTTTACCCAGGGCTTTCTGATTACAACACCCCAATTCAGCCTTTGACTGCTGGTGGTGTTGCAATTGACAACACTCCTGCCTTGAACGGCGAAGTTGTAGAGCAGCAATTGGGTGGTATGTTGACGGAACTTCAGGGTATGTCACGTAGCTTGGGTAGCCTCAAGGCACTCCAGGAAGCTGATTTCTCTGGTGTATCTGATCAGGTGAAGTCTATGACTAACTTCTACGGTAAACTGAACGAAGCGATGGCTGACCTTGCTGACTCTGTAGAAGATACCAAGCAGTACAAAGCACAATTGACAGAACTGAATAAGAACATTGCTTCTTTGAACAATTCTTATGCTTCTTTAGGCAACGTATATGGCAACATCATTGGTGCTATGTCTAACGTAGGTAAATAA
- a CDS encoding GldM family protein produces MSIPKEPRQLMINIMYLVLTALLALNVSAEVMNAFFALDDGNKESIATVDSQLETTISGVKELLKDASKKKYQPIEPAIDAVRAKVAEFNKYVDDLRNELIDIAGNANGEVDEEDYTESYGKRVPKGKKNKDVTTRILVDEGRGEELKAKILETRQELIDVYTKLMQENGDSFSLKPEQVERRIQSVANDMPFNIDDETWKAPGSDKKSWSDFKFRQMPLAAVLPLLSQMQSNLKSSEAAMINDMAELTGGRTIEFDAFFPVVAADRSYVVGGEKISAKISVGTYSTSLQPENVKIYAGGTLLPVGQGGIAEYSITGSGAGQKTIPLRVEVVNPLTGEISKGESEFVYEVGSRSVAVAATKMNVFYIGVDNPITISASGVSSNDVRVSVSGPITISGSGSNRTINASAPGAAKVSVSANGTSLGSFDFRVKRIPNPEARLSGKNGGGMGSGEFKAQGGVGAFLDDFDFDAVCQVAGFELVYVPKRQDAIPVQNPGARYTDAARRVVNQAKPGDIYYFENVRAKCPGDTATRKINSMVFTIQ; encoded by the coding sequence ATGTCTATTCCAAAGGAACCGCGGCAGTTGATGATTAACATCATGTACTTGGTGTTAACCGCGCTGCTCGCCCTGAACGTATCGGCGGAAGTAATGAATGCCTTCTTTGCTCTGGATGACGGAAACAAAGAAAGTATTGCTACAGTCGATAGTCAGCTTGAAACGACCATTTCGGGCGTTAAAGAATTATTGAAAGATGCATCTAAGAAGAAGTATCAGCCGATTGAGCCTGCTATTGATGCAGTACGTGCCAAGGTTGCAGAATTCAATAAATACGTGGACGATCTTCGCAACGAACTCATTGATATTGCGGGTAACGCAAACGGTGAAGTAGATGAAGAAGATTATACCGAATCTTACGGCAAACGTGTACCAAAGGGTAAGAAAAACAAAGATGTTACTACCCGTATCTTGGTGGACGAAGGCCGTGGAGAAGAATTGAAAGCAAAAATTTTGGAAACACGTCAAGAATTGATTGATGTGTACACCAAATTGATGCAAGAAAATGGTGACTCTTTCAGCTTGAAGCCAGAACAGGTGGAACGTCGTATTCAGAGTGTCGCTAATGATATGCCTTTCAATATTGACGACGAAACCTGGAAAGCTCCAGGTAGCGACAAGAAAAGCTGGTCGGATTTCAAATTTCGTCAGATGCCTTTAGCTGCAGTTCTCCCATTGCTATCTCAAATGCAGTCTAACCTGAAGAGTTCAGAAGCTGCGATGATCAATGACATGGCAGAGTTGACGGGTGGTCGTACGATTGAATTCGATGCCTTCTTCCCAGTGGTAGCAGCTGATCGCTCTTACGTGGTTGGTGGAGAAAAAATCTCTGCTAAAATTTCAGTAGGTACTTACAGTACTTCTCTACAACCGGAAAACGTGAAGATCTACGCAGGTGGTACATTACTGCCAGTAGGTCAAGGAGGTATCGCAGAGTACTCGATCACGGGTAGCGGTGCTGGTCAAAAGACCATTCCTCTTCGCGTAGAAGTGGTTAACCCACTGACAGGTGAGATATCAAAAGGAGAAAGCGAGTTTGTCTACGAAGTAGGTTCACGCTCCGTAGCCGTAGCGGCAACCAAGATGAACGTATTCTACATTGGTGTTGATAACCCGATCACGATCTCTGCTTCTGGTGTGAGCTCAAACGATGTACGGGTAAGTGTTTCTGGCCCAATTACGATCAGTGGTAGCGGTAGCAACCGTACGATCAATGCGAGTGCTCCTGGTGCCGCAAAGGTTAGCGTATCTGCCAATGGTACCAGCTTGGGTAGCTTCGACTTCCGTGTCAAGCGTATCCCTAACCCGGAAGCACGCCTTTCTGGTAAGAACGGTGGTGGTATGGGATCTGGTGAATTCAAAGCACAAGGTGGTGTAGGTGCCTTCCTTGATGATTTTGACTTCGATGCGGTATGTCAGGTAGCTGGATTCGAACTGGTATACGTACCAAAGCGTCAGGATGCTATTCCTGTGCAAAACCCGGGAGCTCGCTATACCGATGCTGCTCGTCGGGTAGTCAACCAGGCTAAGCCAGGTGATATCTACTACTTTGAGAATGTACGGGCCAAGTGTCCGGGCGATACTGCAACACGTAAGATCAACAGTATGGTCTTCACGATTCAGTAA
- the gldN gene encoding gliding motility protein GldN, whose amino-acid sequence MKIALKLLGLMLFFCVGQLVAQVPDNVIMTESGNSQVVEQDPPTDDITDKRTIETVRILPYDPVREADIFWEKRIWRVIDIREKMNLPFAYPERPFFSILQEAAENEEINVYSNEDDKFTHRLSPEEIASMGASVDTVTTFDPVTYEEKIQIVRNELNPEDIKRYRLKEVWFFDEETSRMQVRILGIAPLLDVKDENGNFKYEQVMFWVYYPEARQILAREKVFTTGNDAAPITWESLMEMRFFSSYIYKESNVHNRRLQDYVQGVDLLLEADKIKQTIFNFEHDLWEY is encoded by the coding sequence ATGAAGATCGCTCTGAAGCTCCTGGGCTTAATGCTGTTTTTCTGTGTCGGCCAGCTGGTGGCACAAGTGCCGGATAACGTAATTATGACGGAATCTGGCAATAGTCAGGTCGTTGAGCAAGACCCGCCAACGGATGACATCACTGATAAGCGTACCATCGAGACGGTACGTATTCTTCCTTACGATCCAGTTCGTGAAGCGGATATTTTTTGGGAAAAGCGTATCTGGCGGGTAATTGATATCCGCGAAAAGATGAACCTTCCTTTTGCTTATCCAGAACGTCCTTTCTTTTCTATCTTGCAGGAAGCTGCTGAAAACGAAGAAATCAACGTTTATAGCAATGAAGACGATAAGTTTACCCACCGGTTAAGCCCTGAGGAGATTGCCTCAATGGGAGCATCGGTAGATACGGTAACTACTTTTGACCCGGTTACGTACGAAGAAAAAATTCAAATCGTTCGCAACGAACTAAACCCCGAAGATATCAAGCGTTACCGCTTGAAAGAGGTATGGTTCTTTGACGAAGAAACGTCTCGTATGCAAGTTCGTATTCTCGGTATCGCACCTTTATTGGATGTGAAGGACGAGAATGGCAACTTCAAGTATGAGCAGGTGATGTTCTGGGTATACTACCCTGAGGCTCGCCAGATTTTAGCTCGTGAGAAAGTATTCACCACCGGCAACGACGCTGCCCCGATTACGTGGGAGTCGCTGATGGAAATGCGTTTCTTCTCCAGCTATATCTATAAAGAATCTAACGTTCACAATCGTCGTCTACAGGATTACGTTCAAGGCGTAGACCTTCTTCTGGAAGCTGATAAGATCAAGCAAACGATCTTCAACTTCGAGCACGATCTTTGGGAATACTAA
- a CDS encoding glycerophosphodiester phosphodiesterase family protein produces the protein MKTTAFDWQGHRGARGLLPENTLPAFAHALTYPAIRTLELDLAVTKDLQLVISHEPWMAALICTHPDGRPVTEEEEQSLLIHQMTLAEVQTFDCGQRGNTNFPAQQPRPTRKPTLAAMVEMAEQVALDLKRPLPFYNIEIKSLPEWDERHTPHPEEFARLLLKELQRLGIAQRTTIQSFDVRSLQAVRQQAPTQTLAYLVANQNTLEQNLASLGFLPEIYSPYYLLCTPELTQSLHQQNIQLIPWTVNDPKEMERLLEMGVDGIITDYPNLIP, from the coding sequence ATGAAAACCACTGCCTTTGACTGGCAAGGTCACCGGGGCGCAAGGGGCCTGCTGCCAGAAAACACCCTTCCGGCCTTTGCCCATGCATTGACCTACCCAGCGATCAGGACCCTGGAACTTGATCTGGCCGTAACCAAAGACCTACAACTGGTCATCTCTCACGAACCCTGGATGGCAGCACTCATTTGTACACATCCCGATGGCCGCCCAGTAACCGAAGAAGAAGAGCAATCCCTCCTCATCCACCAAATGACCTTAGCCGAGGTTCAAACCTTTGATTGCGGCCAGCGAGGAAATACTAATTTTCCAGCGCAACAGCCACGCCCTACCAGAAAGCCCACTCTCGCGGCAATGGTAGAAATGGCTGAGCAAGTGGCCCTTGATCTAAAACGCCCCCTCCCCTTCTATAATATCGAAATAAAAAGCCTCCCGGAATGGGATGAACGGCACACTCCGCATCCCGAAGAATTTGCCCGTCTTTTGCTAAAAGAACTGCAAAGATTAGGCATCGCCCAGCGTACCACTATTCAATCTTTTGATGTACGCAGCCTACAGGCCGTAAGGCAACAAGCTCCCACCCAAACACTGGCCTACCTGGTGGCCAACCAAAACACCTTGGAACAAAATCTGGCGAGCCTCGGCTTTTTGCCCGAAATCTATAGCCCCTATTATCTCCTGTGTACGCCAGAGCTCACTCAAAGTCTCCACCAACAAAACATTCAACTGATTCCCTGGACCGTAAATGATCCTAAAGAAATGGAGCGACTCCTAGAGATGGGTGTAGACGGCATCATTACTGATTACCCCAACCTGATCCCGTAG
- a CDS encoding lysophospholipid acyltransferase family protein translates to MSRILYYLFLKPLSMLPLSVLYVFSTGLFYVLYYGAGYRKKVVMGNLRRSFPDKSEQEIKQIASNFYRHLCDLIFESVRMFSMGEEEIRRRAIVTNPEFVKELEAYDKGIVVIAGHYNSWEMMGTAFPMFSKLPVVALYSPIKDPFFSKVLSDSRGKYGLELVPKHEAKAMFKEWNGRPAIYLFGGDQSPTSSKKSFWMEFLNQDTAVAFGTEKFAKEYDCLVVFGDIQKVKRGYYTMTFSLISDKPLEEEHGAITIKHTRKLEEVIRAAPQYWLWTHKRWKRKREDG, encoded by the coding sequence ATGAGCAGAATTCTTTACTACCTCTTCCTAAAGCCCTTGTCAATGCTGCCTTTGTCGGTATTGTATGTTTTTTCGACTGGTTTGTTTTATGTCCTCTACTACGGTGCCGGGTACCGGAAGAAGGTAGTAATGGGCAATCTGAGACGTTCTTTTCCAGATAAATCGGAGCAGGAGATCAAGCAGATAGCCAGCAATTTTTATCGCCATTTGTGCGATCTCATTTTTGAAAGCGTGAGGATGTTCAGTATGGGAGAGGAAGAAATACGCAGGCGAGCAATTGTTACAAATCCTGAGTTTGTGAAAGAGCTGGAAGCCTATGATAAAGGAATCGTGGTCATTGCTGGCCACTACAACAGTTGGGAAATGATGGGGACGGCCTTTCCTATGTTTAGTAAGTTACCAGTGGTGGCCTTGTATTCTCCCATTAAAGATCCTTTTTTTAGCAAAGTATTGTCAGACTCTCGCGGAAAGTACGGGCTGGAATTGGTGCCTAAGCACGAAGCCAAGGCCATGTTTAAAGAATGGAATGGCCGTCCGGCGATTTATTTGTTCGGAGGTGACCAATCACCTACGAGTAGCAAGAAAAGTTTCTGGATGGAATTTTTAAACCAAGATACCGCGGTCGCTTTCGGCACCGAAAAATTCGCCAAAGAGTACGACTGCCTCGTCGTTTTCGGTGATATACAGAAAGTAAAACGAGGCTACTATACGATGACTTTCTCGCTGATCTCTGACAAACCACTTGAGGAGGAACACGGAGCCATCACCATCAAGCATACCCGCAAGTTGGAAGAAGTCATCCGCGCTGCACCACAGTATTGGTTGTGGACACATAAGCGGTGGAAGCGGAAGCGGGAGGATGGGTAG
- a CDS encoding Dabb family protein: MKFLPFLLILMIFQSCSQVDTTAQEAAQADLQAELAAAQAKIVQLADAAEEQPGLIHSVFFWLKEDLSEADRAAFRAGVASLRAVSSVKNMYIGPVAPTEARGVVDNSYSIALLVHFADVAAQDAYQIDPIHLKFVEDHKDKWTKVVVYDSLVE, encoded by the coding sequence ATGAAATTTCTACCCTTTCTACTGATCTTAATGATTTTCCAATCCTGCTCTCAAGTCGATACAACCGCTCAAGAAGCGGCGCAAGCTGACTTACAGGCAGAACTCGCCGCTGCCCAGGCTAAAATTGTCCAACTTGCCGATGCTGCTGAAGAACAACCGGGCCTCATCCACAGCGTTTTTTTCTGGCTCAAGGAAGATCTTTCTGAGGCTGATCGGGCGGCTTTCCGAGCTGGTGTAGCATCACTCCGAGCAGTAAGCTCCGTAAAAAACATGTACATCGGGCCCGTAGCCCCCACCGAAGCCCGTGGGGTTGTAGACAACAGCTATAGCATTGCGCTTCTTGTACATTTTGCCGATGTTGCTGCTCAAGATGCCTACCAAATCGACCCTATCCATCTAAAGTTCGTAGAGGATCACAAGGACAAGTGGACCAAGGTGGTGGTGTATGATAGTTTGGTGGAGTAG
- a CDS encoding DM13 domain-containing protein: protein MKKGIIPFLMVFMSFTLIFSSCGDEDPITIDSSQPNGALTIQRTGTFTAESNTPTTGTAELVTDSENTNFLRFGSDFTTELATGTVAVYFSTSATFTPDPGNGNPDLLLIGAVQSNGEQFFKLGQAIPSNFTHVILWCNTASIPFGNAPLQ, encoded by the coding sequence ATGAAAAAAGGTATTATTCCCTTCCTGATGGTATTCATGTCCTTTACACTCATCTTCTCCAGCTGTGGAGATGAAGATCCGATTACCATTGATTCTTCCCAGCCTAATGGTGCGTTAACCATCCAGCGAACCGGGACCTTCACCGCTGAATCCAATACCCCTACGACAGGAACTGCTGAACTGGTAACTGATTCAGAAAACACGAATTTCCTCCGTTTCGGCAGTGATTTCACAACGGAGTTGGCTACCGGAACCGTGGCTGTTTACTTTTCTACTTCTGCTACTTTTACGCCTGATCCCGGTAACGGAAATCCAGATTTGCTTCTGATCGGCGCCGTCCAGTCGAATGGAGAGCAATTCTTCAAGCTCGGCCAAGCCATCCCTAGTAATTTCACCCACGTGATTCTATGGTGTAATACGGCGAGTATTCCTTTTGGGAACGCTCCTCTTCAGTAA